The following coding sequences are from one Bacteroidota bacterium window:
- a CDS encoding T9SS type A sorting domain-containing protein — protein MFPSPSNGNFNIYLNNISAEKLYIDMYDLNGKKVTQVYNVMLMPNYIPKAPLNPDNYRDAGRLVPFFWTIIY, from the coding sequence ATATTCCCAAGTCCAAGTAATGGCAACTTTAATATTTATTTGAACAATATATCTGCCGAGAAATTATATATAGATATGTATGACCTCAATGGCAAAAAAGTAACTCAAGTATATAATGTAATGTTAATGCCTAACTACATCCCGAAAGCCCCGCTTAATCCCGATAATTATCGGGATGCGGGGAGATTAGTCCCTTTCTTTTGGACTATTATATATTGA
- a CDS encoding S41 family peptidase, with protein sequence MLRTLLIGLIILLSYKSQSQDPNSETDRITTFCKVWGFFKYYHPEVTAKKMKWDDEFRAQLKQLDSLNTKKEINKFYSKWLKSLGGVKACKECNNNVADSLKINLDLTWMNDSISFEKEVIKQLHYIEKNRNQDTKSYISEGAPEQGPEWKEKGYYDSIMPSRELRLLGLARYWNIINYFFPYKNIIGEDWNNVLVDMIPKFINANDTVAYRYAVLELIARINDTHAMPFGHQSEYYGTKFIPFTIKIIDNKPIVTGFKNDSLAKIDDIQYGDVFLKINNIEIDTLINQKLKYIPASNMPAKLRNLSKVILNGDSDMIEVTYDRNGTVNTKMIHRYYYEELKYIPREHADTAVWKIVETNIGYVNMGNLKKNDVMDVIVRLKNTQAIIFDLRNHPNGTQRDLSLLLNHEKLPFAKFTLLDLKYPGVISYTEPIMCGSNTNYYYQGTVVILVDENTQSHGEFTCMALQTAPKVKVIGSQTAGADGNVSMIVFPGGIETYMSGIGVFYPDGKETQRVGIVPEVAVTRTIEGIRAQRDEAFELAIEIIKNY encoded by the coding sequence ATGTTAAGAACCCTATTAATCGGACTTATTATACTTCTATCGTATAAATCGCAGAGCCAAGACCCTAATTCTGAAACCGACAGAATCACTACTTTCTGCAAAGTATGGGGATTTTTTAAATATTACCATCCCGAGGTTACTGCAAAAAAAATGAAATGGGACGATGAATTCAGGGCCCAGTTAAAACAACTTGATTCGCTTAATACCAAAAAAGAAATCAATAAGTTTTATTCCAAATGGCTCAAGAGTTTGGGCGGTGTGAAAGCTTGTAAAGAATGTAATAATAATGTAGCAGACAGCTTAAAAATAAATCTGGATTTGACTTGGATGAATGACTCTATCAGTTTCGAAAAAGAGGTGATTAAGCAATTACATTATATAGAAAAAAACAGGAATCAAGATACCAAATCATATATATCAGAAGGAGCCCCTGAGCAAGGCCCAGAATGGAAAGAAAAAGGATACTATGATTCTATAATGCCATCCAGAGAATTACGTTTACTGGGATTGGCTCGTTATTGGAATATTATCAATTACTTTTTTCCTTACAAAAATATAATAGGCGAAGATTGGAACAATGTTTTGGTAGATATGATTCCAAAATTTATTAATGCGAATGATACTGTTGCTTATCGATATGCCGTGCTTGAATTGATTGCTCGCATCAACGATACACATGCCATGCCATTCGGACATCAATCTGAATATTATGGAACCAAATTTATTCCATTTACGATAAAAATAATTGATAATAAACCCATCGTCACGGGTTTCAAAAATGATTCACTTGCTAAAATAGATGATATACAATATGGCGATGTTTTTCTAAAAATAAATAATATAGAAATTGATACACTCATCAATCAAAAACTAAAATATATACCCGCTTCCAATATGCCTGCCAAGTTGCGGAATTTAAGCAAAGTAATACTCAATGGAGATTCGGATATGATAGAAGTTACTTATGATAGAAATGGCACGGTAAATACAAAAATGATACACAGGTACTATTATGAAGAATTAAAATATATACCCCGAGAGCATGCTGATACTGCGGTTTGGAAAATTGTAGAAACCAATATTGGTTATGTGAATATGGGCAATCTTAAAAAAAATGATGTGATGGATGTGATAGTGCGATTGAAAAATACACAAGCTATTATATTCGATTTGAGAAATCACCCCAATGGAACCCAACGAGACCTCTCTCTATTGCTCAATCACGAGAAATTGCCTTTTGCAAAATTCACCCTACTTGATTTAAAATATCCAGGCGTAATTAGTTATACCGAACCCATCATGTGTGGCTCTAATACTAACTATTATTATCAAGGAACTGTGGTGATTTTGGTGGACGAAAATACCCAAAGTCATGGCGAATTTACTTGTATGGCATTGCAAACTGCTCCCAAAGTAAAGGTAATTGGTAGCCAAACTGCAGGTGCTGACGGTAATGTTTCTATGATCGTATTTCCTGGTGGTATTGAAACTTATATGTCGGGTATTGGGGTGTTTTATCCTGATGGTAAGGAAACACAAAGAGTAGGAATAGTTCCCGAAGTAGCAGTGACTCGTACTATTGAAGGTATTAGAGCACAAAGGGATGAAGCCTTTGAATTGGCAATAGAAATTATTAAGAATTATTAG
- a CDS encoding NAD(+)--rifampin ADP-ribosyltransferase: protein MNPKSWDEWIKYFEEKGYTCHAPAYGYHIGEPNEPIENDPDLTDKKFPRNPTMTYRSTHPFKADEEITIWQGHPTEQVKAMKYGIP from the coding sequence ATGAACCCAAAAAGTTGGGATGAATGGATTAAATATTTTGAAGAAAAAGGATATACTTGCCATGCTCCTGCCTATGGATATCATATAGGTGAACCAAATGAACCAATTGAGAATGACCCTGATTTAACAGACAAAAAATTCCCAAGAAATCCAACTATGACTTATCGTTCAACGCATCCATTTAAAGCTGATGAAGAAATTACTATTTGGCAAGGACATCCAACCGAGCAAGTTAAAGCAATGAAATACGGAATACCTTAA
- a CDS encoding NmrA family NAD(P)-binding protein, with the protein MNIQEQIKKYIASQPEAKRVDIESLHQRILEALPKCKLWFLDGKDNKGKIVSNPNVGYGLQTIKYADGKTKEFYQIGISANTTGISVYIVGIEDKKYLPAGQAKFTLIEVEDIGSVAAKILTEPQNHFNKSYKLINYETFTFTEMAERISNGIGKTINFISTNLLSFF; encoded by the coding sequence ATGAACATACAAGAACAAATTAAAAAGTATATTGCCAGCCAACCTGAAGCAAAACGTGTGGACATCGAATCATTGCACCAACGCATACTTGAAGCTTTGCCAAAATGTAAACTATGGTTCTTAGACGGAAAAGACAATAAAGGTAAAATTGTTTCTAATCCTAATGTAGGATATGGACTTCAAACAATAAAATATGCTGACGGAAAGACCAAAGAGTTTTATCAAATTGGTATAAGTGCAAACACGACAGGAATATCTGTTTATATAGTGGGCATTGAAGACAAAAAATATTTGCCAGCAGGACAAGCAAAATTTACATTAATAGAAGTAGAAGATATTGGTTCCGTAGCTGCTAAAATATTAACCGAACCACAAAACCATTTCAATAAAAGTTATAAATTGATCAACTACGAAACATTTACATTTACTGAAATGGCTGAAAGAATTAGTAATGGAATTGGAAAGACAATAAATTTCATTTCAACTAATTTATTGTCTTTCTTTTAA